A DNA window from Coffea arabica cultivar ET-39 chromosome 6c, Coffea Arabica ET-39 HiFi, whole genome shotgun sequence contains the following coding sequences:
- the LOC113693269 gene encoding uncharacterized protein, whose protein sequence is MGVQIARLPYAHPHSGERYYLRMLLHKIRDGRSFEHLRTIDGVVHPTFKAACATLGLSDDYNEWNEALAEASTWASAKKLRNMYCTILMHSEFSMNRLIREELDYDFTSEQQLFDNLYASLNEDQLKAYDLIMESYTHNHGGLFFVYGSGGTGKVSAILLAEFGESNWIRMLSQFLIKNDSQSLMRLIDSVYPNLRNSYKNSTYLKECAILAPKNGDVDKLNDKMPSILLSQSRAYMSADTFCNTKGDISEGLCNGTRLVVTRIGDKVLKAKVITGSNIRDLVLIPHISLTPQSARTPFPIKRRQFPVKVAFAMTINKSQGQTLKNVGVYLPEPVFAHGQLYVALSRATSPVGLKILIVNRDNDPWNYTKNIVYREIFDSL, encoded by the exons ATGGGAGTCCAGATTGCAAGGCTACCATATGCACATCCTCATTCTGGTGAGCGATACTATTTGAGAATGTTGCTGCATAAAATTCGTGATGGACGAAGTTTTGAACATTTGAGAACTATTGATGGAGTTGTGCATCCAACATTCAAAGCTGCATGTGCAACACTTGGTCTTTCAGATGATTATAATGAGTGGAATGAAGCTTTAGCTGAAGCATCTACATGGGCATCTGCCAAAAAATTACGAAACATGTATTGTACAATACTTATGCATTCTGAA ttttccatgaatagACTTATAAGAGAAGAGCTTGATTACGATTTTACATCAGAGCAAcaattatttgataatttatatGCTAGTTTGAATGAGGATCAATTGAAAGCATATGATCTTATTATGGAATCATACACACATAATCACGGAGGACTATTTTTTGTGTATGGAAGTGGTGGGACAG GAAAGGTTTCAGCAATTTTACTTGCTGAATTTGGGGAATCAAATTGGATTCGGATGCTGTCGCAATTTCTCATAAAAAATGACAGTCAATCTTTGATGCGGTTAATAGATTCTGTCTATCCAAATTTGAGAAATTCATACAAAAATAGCACTTACCTCAAGGAATGTGCTATTTTGGCTCCAAAAAATGGTGATGTTGACAAGTTGAATGATAAGATGCCATCAATACTTCTTAGTCAATCACGTGCCTATATGAGTGCTGATACTTTTTGCAATACTAAAGGTGACATT TCAGAAGGTCTTTGCAATGGAACACGACTTGTCGTTACTAGAATAGGGGATAAAGTTCTCAAGGCAAAAGTCATAACAGGATCTAATATTAGAGATTTAGTACTCATACCTCATATCTCTTTAACACCACAGAGTGCACGGACTCCTTTTCCAATTAAAAGGAGACAATTTCCTGTGAAAGTGGCATTTGCAATGACTATCAACAAAAGTCAGGGCCAAACATTGAAAAATGTTGGCGTTTACCTTCCTGAACCTGTGTTTGCACATGGTCAACTTTATGTTGCTCTGTCCCGTGCTACTTCGCCAGTTGGATTGAAAATACTCATTGTTAATAGAGATAATGATCCATGGAATTACACAAAAAATATTGTGTATCGTGAGATTTTTGACTCCCTTTGA
- the LOC113691853 gene encoding uncharacterized protein: MGTRNFLWNSAKKFFTIGLIGLTVSDRYFSIVPVRGYSMSPTFNPQISSYTGSLTDDRVLVEKFCLEKYKFSCGDVVVFCSPSNHREMHIKRITALPGDWISTPHSYDAIVVPKGHCWVEGDNSVFSLDSRSFGPIPLGLVHGRVTHIVWPPQRVGKVDKRIPQEHLPF; the protein is encoded by the exons ATGGGGACTCGAAATTTTTTATGGAACTCGGCTAAGAAGTTTTTCACCATTGGCCTCATAGGCCTTACGGTATCTGACCGGTATTTTAGCATTGTTCCTGTTCGAGGTTATTCAATGTCTCctacttttaatccccaaatcaGCAGTTATACAGGATCCTTGACTG ATGACCGTGTCCTTGTGGAGAAATTTTGCCTCGAAAAGTACAAGTTCTCATGTGGTGATGTGGTGGTCTTCTG CTCTCCTAGTAATCATAGGGAAATGCATATAAAGAGAATAACTGCCCTACCTGGTGACTGGATCAGTACTCCTCACTCTTACGATGCTATTGTGGTCCCGAAAGGGCATTGCTGGGTTGAGGGAGACAATTCAGTGTTTAGTTTGGACTCAAGATCCTTTGGACCG ATTCCTTTGGGTTTGGTTCATGGAAGGGTCACACATATTGTCTGGCCTCCCCAAAGAGTTGGTAAAGTTGACAAAAGAATCCCTCAGGAGCATTTgcctttctaa